The proteins below come from a single Alkalispirillum mobile genomic window:
- a CDS encoding aerobic carbon-monoxide dehydrogenase large subunit encodes MATPAEELERSEKLGGIGCSRKRKEDPRFIQGKGHYVDDIQLPGMLVGDFVRSPHAHARIKAIHKDKALAHPGVHAVLTAEDLAPLNLHWMPTLAGDKQMVLADGKVCFQNQEVAMVIADDRYIAADATELVEVEYEPLEVLVDPHQAMDDDAPVIRDDLEGQTEGFHSKRVHHNHIFTWDVGDKDATDKVFDEAEVTVTEKMLYQRVHPCPLETCGCVADFDKVKGELTVHITSQAPHVVRTVFSQLSGIAESKVHINAPDIGGGFGNKVGIYPGYVVATVASIVLGRPVKWVEDRIENLSTTAFARDYHMTGELAATSDGKILGLRTHVLADHGAFDACADPAKWPAGFFNICTGSYDIKTAYARVDGVYTNKCPGGVAYRCSFRVTEACYLIERMIDVLAQKLGMDKAEIRFKNFIRPEQFPYHSALGWEYDSGEYARALQKVLDACDYEGLRREQKEKRERGEIMGIGLCTFTEIVGAGPSRKCDILGVGMFDSAEIRVHPTGSVIARMGTKTQGQAHETTYAQIIATELGLNSDDIQIEEGNTDTAPYGLGTYGSRSTPVGGAATARAARKIRDKARKIAAHLMEVSEEDLDWTGEGFQVKGVPDQSTSMQQIAWAAYNNTPEGMEPGLEAVEYYDPPNMTYPFGAYLCVVDIDRYTGETRVRRFYALDDCGTRINPMVIEGQVHGGLTEAFAVAMGQELPYDGAGNIQGASLMDYFLPTMVESPHWETDHTVTPSPHHPIGAKGVGESSHVGGIPCFSNAINDALAQFGTTHVDMPHNAYRVWQTLHELKLDRHPEADKVTPFKPRPRKEKPKPAAERPAPAAGEKKAAAKGMEVRLERDYGLDVPADAAWTLMQDIREVAACMPGASIVEQTGETTYVGEMRLKVGPVSSAFKGDIEVLGLDAERQELRMRGEGGDTKGSSSASMTLQARIVDEGAERCRLEGVCTIELKGKMASFGGRMLENISDRLLSQFVANFENRVAAQGEGAQAEAARRKLEEGPKELNGLALLWQMIKSWFGGRR; translated from the coding sequence ATGGCAACCCCCGCAGAAGAGCTGGAACGCAGTGAAAAGCTGGGCGGCATCGGCTGCTCCCGGAAACGCAAGGAGGACCCGCGCTTCATCCAGGGCAAGGGCCACTACGTGGACGACATCCAGCTGCCCGGCATGCTGGTCGGCGACTTCGTCCGCAGCCCCCATGCCCACGCCCGCATCAAGGCGATCCACAAGGATAAGGCGCTGGCCCACCCCGGCGTGCACGCCGTGCTCACCGCCGAGGACCTGGCGCCGCTGAACCTGCACTGGATGCCCACCCTGGCCGGTGACAAGCAGATGGTGCTGGCCGACGGCAAGGTCTGCTTCCAGAACCAGGAAGTGGCCATGGTCATCGCCGATGACCGCTACATCGCCGCCGACGCCACTGAACTGGTGGAGGTGGAATACGAACCCCTGGAGGTGCTGGTCGACCCCCACCAGGCGATGGACGACGACGCCCCTGTTATCCGTGACGACCTGGAGGGCCAGACCGAGGGCTTCCACAGCAAGCGCGTACACCATAACCACATCTTTACCTGGGATGTGGGCGACAAGGACGCCACCGACAAGGTCTTTGATGAGGCCGAGGTCACTGTCACCGAGAAGATGCTCTACCAGCGGGTCCACCCTTGCCCGCTGGAGACCTGCGGCTGTGTCGCCGACTTTGACAAGGTGAAGGGCGAGCTCACCGTCCACATCACCTCCCAGGCCCCCCACGTGGTGCGGACGGTCTTCTCCCAGCTCTCCGGTATCGCCGAGAGCAAGGTGCATATCAACGCCCCGGACATCGGCGGCGGTTTCGGCAACAAGGTGGGAATCTACCCGGGCTACGTGGTGGCCACGGTGGCCTCCATCGTGCTCGGCCGCCCGGTCAAGTGGGTGGAGGACCGGATCGAGAACCTCTCCACCACCGCCTTTGCCCGCGACTACCACATGACCGGCGAGCTGGCCGCCACCAGCGATGGCAAGATCCTCGGCCTGCGCACCCACGTGCTGGCGGATCACGGCGCCTTCGACGCCTGTGCCGACCCGGCGAAATGGCCCGCCGGCTTCTTCAACATCTGCACCGGCAGCTACGACATCAAGACCGCCTACGCGCGGGTGGACGGTGTCTACACCAACAAGTGCCCTGGTGGCGTCGCCTACCGTTGCTCGTTCCGGGTCACCGAGGCGTGCTACCTGATCGAGCGGATGATCGACGTGCTGGCCCAGAAGCTGGGCATGGACAAGGCGGAGATCCGCTTCAAGAACTTCATCCGCCCCGAACAGTTCCCCTACCACTCCGCCCTGGGCTGGGAGTATGACAGCGGCGAGTACGCCCGCGCCCTCCAGAAGGTGCTGGACGCCTGCGATTACGAGGGCCTGCGGCGCGAGCAGAAGGAAAAACGGGAACGCGGGGAGATCATGGGCATCGGCCTGTGCACCTTCACCGAAATCGTTGGCGCCGGGCCCAGTCGCAAGTGCGACATTCTCGGCGTCGGCATGTTCGACAGCGCCGAGATCCGGGTCCACCCCACGGGCAGTGTCATCGCCCGCATGGGCACCAAGACCCAGGGCCAGGCCCACGAGACCACCTACGCCCAGATCATCGCCACCGAGCTCGGCCTGAACTCCGACGACATCCAGATCGAAGAGGGCAACACCGACACCGCGCCCTACGGGCTCGGCACCTACGGCTCCCGCAGCACGCCGGTGGGCGGTGCCGCCACTGCCCGCGCCGCCCGCAAGATCCGGGACAAGGCGCGCAAGATCGCCGCCCACCTGATGGAGGTGAGCGAGGAGGACCTGGACTGGACCGGCGAGGGCTTCCAGGTCAAGGGCGTGCCCGATCAGAGCACCAGCATGCAGCAGATCGCCTGGGCGGCCTACAACAACACTCCGGAGGGCATGGAGCCGGGCCTGGAGGCGGTGGAGTACTACGACCCGCCGAACATGACCTACCCCTTCGGCGCCTACCTGTGCGTGGTGGACATCGACCGCTACACCGGCGAGACCCGCGTGCGCCGCTTTTACGCGCTGGACGACTGCGGCACCCGCATCAACCCCATGGTCATCGAGGGGCAGGTCCACGGCGGGCTCACCGAGGCCTTTGCAGTGGCCATGGGCCAGGAGCTGCCCTACGACGGTGCCGGCAACATCCAGGGCGCCTCGCTGATGGACTACTTCCTGCCCACCATGGTGGAGAGCCCGCACTGGGAGACGGACCACACGGTCACGCCCTCGCCCCACCACCCCATCGGGGCCAAAGGGGTCGGCGAGTCCTCCCACGTGGGCGGCATCCCCTGCTTCTCCAACGCCATCAACGACGCCCTGGCGCAGTTTGGCACCACCCACGTGGACATGCCGCACAACGCCTACCGCGTCTGGCAGACCCTGCACGAACTGAAGCTCGACCGCCACCCCGAGGCGGACAAGGTGACGCCCTTCAAGCCCCGGCCCCGCAAAGAGAAGCCCAAGCCCGCCGCGGAGCGACCGGCGCCGGCCGCGGGCGAGAAGAAGGCGGCCGCCAAGGGCATGGAGGTCCGGCTGGAACGGGATTACGGTCTGGACGTGCCCGCCGATGCCGCCTGGACGCTCATGCAGGATATCCGCGAGGTAGCGGCCTGCATGCCGGGGGCCTCGATCGTGGAACAGACCGGCGAGACCACCTACGTCGGCGAGATGCGCCTCAAGGTGGGCCCGGTCAGCTCCGCCTTCAAGGGCGACATCGAAGTGCTCGGGTTGGATGCCGAACGCCAGGAGTTGCGCATGCGCGGCGAGGGGGGGGACACCAAGGGCAGCTCCAGCGCCAGCATGACCCTGCAGGCCCGCATCGTCGACGAGGGCGCCGAGCGCTGCCGCCTGGAGGGGGTCTGCACCATCGAGCTCAAGGGCAAGATGGCCAGCTTTGGCGGCCGGATGCTGGAGAACATCTCCGATCGCCTGCTCTCCCAGTTCGTCGCCAACTTCGAGAACCGGGTGGCGGCCCAGGGTGAGGGGGCCCAGGCGGAGGCCGCACGCCGCAAGCTGGAGGAAGGGCCGAAGGAGCTGAATGGCCTGGCTCTACTCTGGCAGATGATCAAGAGCTGGTTCGGGGGCCGGCGCTGA
- a CDS encoding bifunctional diguanylate cyclase/phosphodiesterase gives MLARSNQAVIRARAEHELLGEATRLLAEDAGYDLVCVLGPLHWGGPLECLASSGHDEGYLEQLMRGGGVSVRSHGPAGATLRSGQPTVLHNLAARQSPRPWRVEAVRRGFQSILALPLREGRGRDGAVFGTLVLHARDAGLLCQDSVRLLEDLAANLSHGVWALRMRERQRRMKAELRKHAQATENSPVSILITDSDARIEYVNPSFTRLTGYAPEEVVGQNPRVLSSGHTPQEVFRELWTTLRAGRTWQGTVQNRRKDGQLIWERQIISPLKGNDGRISHFVAVREDITESKRAESAIRLRERALESTANGILISDLRLRDNPIIYVNPAFERITGYSRDEVVGRNGRFLVRDDKDQPGLEEIRKALRARREAHAVIRNYRKDGTLFWNELFVAPVLEDDGSVHYMVSVINDVTERKRYQAELEQRTHYDALTGLPNRNLLADRLRQALLYARRSGRFVALLNVDVDRFQIINESLGHAAGDQLLRSVADRLTSALRGFDTVARMSGDEFNVVLTELRNTRDAELLTAELQDALTPSFSVTGQDVFLSVSIGYSVFPDDGDVSEDLVRRAGLAMHEAKRAGGGMIKRYSERSEPRHLDRLTLESDLQHALEREELRLFLQPQVDVDTGRLTGAEALLRWEHPTRGLVSPMHFIPLAEEVGLIIPMGRWVLQTVARQLAHWQQQGLPVVPVAVNISARQFLHQELVEDVRSMLEEHGILPGLLELELTESLMAHNPEVAVQILRELKAMGVRLALDDFGTGYSSLAHLKRFPIDTLKVDQSFMRQVTRDEDDAAIVTATIRMAHSLGLNVVAEGVEQESQRQYLAQQQCDYAQGYYFGKPMPLEAFSALLAGQGDGPNP, from the coding sequence GTGCTGGCCAGGAGTAACCAGGCCGTCATCCGGGCTCGCGCCGAGCATGAACTGCTGGGCGAGGCCACCCGCCTGCTGGCGGAAGATGCCGGCTACGACCTGGTCTGCGTGCTTGGCCCGTTGCATTGGGGCGGACCGTTGGAATGCCTCGCCAGCTCGGGACACGACGAGGGCTACCTTGAGCAGCTCATGCGGGGTGGGGGCGTCAGTGTCCGTAGCCACGGGCCTGCCGGCGCCACGCTGCGCAGCGGCCAGCCGACGGTGTTGCACAACCTGGCCGCCCGGCAGTCGCCCCGACCGTGGCGGGTGGAGGCCGTCCGTCGGGGGTTCCAGTCAATTCTGGCCTTGCCGCTGCGCGAAGGACGGGGTCGGGACGGGGCCGTATTCGGCACGTTGGTCCTGCACGCCCGGGACGCCGGCTTACTCTGCCAGGATTCGGTCCGGCTGCTCGAGGACCTGGCCGCGAACCTTTCCCACGGTGTCTGGGCCCTGCGCATGCGCGAGCGTCAGCGGCGGATGAAGGCGGAACTGCGCAAGCATGCGCAGGCCACGGAGAACAGTCCGGTCTCAATCCTGATCACCGACTCGGACGCCCGCATCGAGTACGTCAATCCGTCCTTTACGCGGTTGACCGGCTACGCGCCCGAAGAGGTGGTCGGGCAAAACCCCCGGGTTCTGAGCTCTGGCCACACCCCACAGGAGGTCTTCCGGGAGCTGTGGACGACCCTGCGGGCCGGCCGGACGTGGCAGGGTACGGTGCAGAATCGGCGGAAAGACGGGCAGTTGATCTGGGAACGCCAGATCATCTCCCCGTTGAAGGGCAATGACGGCCGCATTAGCCATTTTGTCGCCGTGCGTGAGGACATTACCGAGAGCAAGCGTGCCGAATCCGCCATCCGGCTGCGGGAGCGGGCGCTGGAGTCCACTGCCAACGGCATTCTCATCTCGGACCTGCGGTTGCGGGATAACCCGATCATTTACGTCAATCCCGCATTCGAACGGATTACGGGCTACAGCAGGGACGAGGTGGTCGGGCGGAACGGGCGCTTCCTGGTCCGGGATGACAAGGACCAGCCCGGGCTGGAGGAGATCCGCAAGGCGCTCCGCGCCCGGCGGGAAGCACACGCGGTTATCCGCAATTACCGCAAGGATGGCACGCTGTTCTGGAACGAACTGTTCGTTGCGCCCGTGCTGGAGGACGACGGCTCGGTTCACTACATGGTCAGTGTCATCAATGACGTGACGGAACGGAAGCGGTACCAGGCCGAGCTGGAGCAACGGACGCACTACGATGCCCTGACCGGGCTGCCCAACCGCAACCTGCTGGCGGACCGCCTGCGCCAGGCGCTGCTCTATGCCCGCCGGTCGGGGCGCTTCGTGGCGCTGCTGAACGTGGACGTGGATCGCTTCCAGATTATCAACGAAAGCCTGGGCCACGCGGCCGGTGACCAGTTGCTGCGCTCTGTGGCGGACCGGCTCACCAGCGCCCTTCGCGGGTTCGATACCGTGGCCCGGATGAGCGGTGATGAATTCAACGTAGTGCTCACCGAGCTTCGAAACACGCGGGATGCGGAACTTCTGACCGCGGAGCTTCAGGACGCGCTGACGCCCTCCTTCTCCGTGACCGGCCAGGATGTCTTTCTCTCCGTGTCCATCGGGTACTCGGTGTTTCCCGACGACGGTGATGTGTCGGAGGACCTGGTCCGCCGTGCCGGTCTGGCCATGCACGAGGCCAAGCGCGCCGGCGGCGGCATGATCAAGCGTTACTCGGAGCGCTCCGAACCCCGGCACCTGGACCGGCTGACGCTGGAGTCCGACCTGCAGCATGCGCTTGAGCGGGAGGAACTGCGTCTGTTCCTGCAGCCCCAGGTGGACGTGGATACCGGTCGCCTGACCGGTGCCGAGGCCCTGCTGCGCTGGGAGCACCCCACCCGGGGGCTGGTCTCGCCCATGCACTTCATCCCCCTGGCCGAGGAAGTGGGCCTGATCATTCCGATGGGGCGGTGGGTGCTTCAGACCGTCGCCAGGCAGTTGGCGCACTGGCAGCAGCAGGGGCTACCCGTGGTGCCGGTCGCGGTGAACATCTCCGCACGCCAGTTTCTGCACCAGGAACTGGTGGAGGACGTGCGCAGCATGCTGGAGGAGCACGGGATCCTGCCCGGCTTGCTGGAGCTGGAACTCACCGAGAGTCTCATGGCGCACAACCCGGAGGTGGCCGTGCAGATACTGCGGGAGCTGAAGGCCATGGGCGTGCGCCTGGCGCTGGATGACTTTGGTACCGGGTACTCGAGCCTCGCCCACCTGAAGCGTTTCCCCATCGATACCCTGAAGGTGGATCAGTCCTTCATGCGCCAGGTGACGCGCGATGAAGATGATGCCGCGATTGTCACGGCGACTATCCGCATGGCGCACTCGTTGGGGCTGAACGTGGTGGCGGAAGGGGTGGAGCAGGAGAGTCAGCGGCAGTACCTTGCGCAGCAGCAGTGTGATTACGCCCAAGGCTATTATTTCGGCAAGCCGATGCCACTGGAGGCGTTCAGCGCACTGCTGGCCGGGCAGGGTGACGGGCCCAACCCGTGA
- a CDS encoding LytTR family DNA-binding domain-containing protein has product MQSFEHKLQQFDPGIIWLDTTNQVTAMNAVAIRILGVRPGDVLGQEVLQLHPEKSRGKIAWLLESTHEADGCPVKSPPPMTMMINIPDRVLLIKLSRMYGQDGGPTGACLVFYDLTEVTSTEVVEETAPARPRQLLKLPVYKNQRVMLLNLKEVVRLRAEGHYTEVYKNGAPYLCNLSLADLEGRLDPERFMRVHRSHMVNLDFAAALERDGDQYQLVLQDDHETRVPVSRGNAPRVRALFGLG; this is encoded by the coding sequence ATGCAAAGCTTTGAACACAAACTTCAGCAGTTTGACCCGGGCATCATCTGGCTGGACACCACCAACCAGGTCACGGCGATGAACGCGGTGGCCATCCGCATTCTGGGCGTAAGGCCCGGTGACGTGCTCGGACAGGAAGTCCTGCAACTCCATCCAGAGAAGAGCCGGGGCAAAATCGCCTGGCTGCTGGAGTCCACCCATGAGGCGGACGGCTGCCCGGTGAAATCGCCGCCCCCCATGACGATGATGATCAACATCCCCGACCGGGTGCTGCTGATTAAACTCTCCCGCATGTATGGGCAGGACGGCGGCCCCACGGGTGCCTGCCTGGTCTTCTACGACCTCACCGAGGTGACCTCGACCGAGGTCGTCGAGGAGACCGCCCCGGCCCGCCCCAGGCAGCTGCTGAAACTGCCCGTATACAAGAATCAGCGCGTCATGCTGCTCAACCTGAAAGAGGTCGTCCGGCTGCGCGCCGAAGGCCATTACACCGAGGTCTACAAAAACGGCGCCCCCTACCTCTGCAACCTGTCACTGGCGGACCTTGAAGGCCGACTGGACCCGGAGCGCTTCATGCGGGTCCACCGCTCCCACATGGTCAATCTCGACTTCGCCGCTGCGCTGGAACGGGACGGCGATCAATACCAGTTGGTGCTGCAGGACGACCACGAGACCCGGGTACCGGTCAGCCGCGGCAATGCCCCCCGGGTCCGCGCCCTTTTCGGGCTGGGCTGA
- a CDS encoding twin-arginine translocation signal domain-containing protein has product MRRRTFMQACALGAGCMAAGGVAGVSGPVTLRHYDRARLLDEEGFPLHAADLASKANYVFHYPYIATPCFLLRLDRPMQPQQLLDKDGRPYLWQGGVGPDRTLVAYSAICAHRMAHPTPSVSYISYRPEVTDMGTGAGVIACCAEHSVYDPCAGANVLSGPADQPLAAVLLEHDESEDALYAVGTLGGEMFNRYFDEYWERLRLENRGRDPNIRVTDDCRVRRLEDYSRNIIRCAAAQPDPS; this is encoded by the coding sequence ATGCGCAGACGAACCTTCATGCAGGCTTGTGCCCTCGGTGCCGGCTGTATGGCTGCGGGCGGTGTCGCCGGTGTCAGCGGACCGGTCACCCTGAGGCACTACGACCGCGCCCGTCTTCTGGACGAGGAAGGTTTTCCACTCCACGCCGCGGACCTGGCGTCCAAGGCCAACTACGTCTTCCATTACCCCTATATTGCGACGCCCTGTTTCCTGCTTCGGCTGGATCGGCCGATGCAACCGCAACAACTCCTGGATAAGGACGGTCGGCCGTACCTCTGGCAGGGCGGTGTCGGGCCGGACCGCACGCTAGTGGCCTATTCGGCAATTTGCGCGCACCGCATGGCCCACCCCACCCCAAGCGTGAGTTATATCAGTTACCGACCCGAGGTCACCGACATGGGCACGGGGGCCGGGGTAATTGCCTGTTGCGCTGAGCACAGCGTCTACGACCCCTGCGCCGGTGCCAATGTGCTGTCCGGACCGGCGGACCAGCCCCTGGCCGCGGTGCTGTTGGAGCATGACGAGTCGGAAGACGCCCTTTATGCCGTGGGCACACTCGGGGGTGAGATGTTCAACCGCTACTTCGATGAGTACTGGGAGCGGTTGAGGCTGGAGAACCGGGGTCGCGACCCGAATATCCGCGTCACCGACGACTGCCGGGTCCGTCGGCTCGAGGATTACTCCCGCAACATCATACGTTGCGCTGCAGCACAGCCCGATCCCTCCTGA
- a CDS encoding molybdenum cofactor biosynthesis protein MoaE, producing the protein MERISDKPLALDALLEETANPESGALVVFSGTVRNHHEGRDVKAISYTVYKPLAERVLAEIEREALSRFPIQSCRIIHRIGELEVGEDSVLVVVRSAHRGDAFDAARFAIDTLKQRAPVWKNEVYQDGSSRYQDGVPLEGR; encoded by the coding sequence ATGGAAAGAATAAGCGATAAACCCCTGGCGCTGGATGCCCTGTTGGAGGAGACCGCGAACCCGGAGAGCGGCGCATTGGTGGTCTTTTCGGGGACCGTGCGCAATCACCACGAAGGGCGCGACGTCAAAGCGATCAGCTACACCGTCTACAAGCCGTTGGCCGAGCGGGTGCTGGCGGAGATAGAGCGGGAGGCGCTCTCCCGTTTTCCGATCCAGTCCTGCCGGATTATTCACCGCATCGGCGAGCTGGAGGTGGGTGAGGACAGCGTGCTGGTGGTGGTGCGCTCGGCCCATCGGGGCGACGCCTTTGATGCGGCGCGGTTTGCCATCGACACCCTGAAGCAACGGGCGCCGGTCTGGAAGAATGAGGTGTATCAGGACGGTAGTTCCCGGTACCAGGACGGGGTGCCGCTGGAAGGGCGGTAA
- the apbC gene encoding iron-sulfur cluster carrier protein ApbC → MSDLRAQVEAALQEVVAPDLEMDLVAAECVKEIAVEGDRVRIDVQLGYPADSVRQALAGQLKQAAEAVPGIGTADVTVTSKVEPHTVQPGMKLLDEVKNIIAVASGKGGVGKSTTAVNLALALSAEGAKVGMLDADIYGPSQPRMLGVSARPESRDGKKLEPVVNYGIQAMSSGFLIDEETPMVWRGPMVTQALDQLIRDTHWQGLDYLIVDMPPGTGDVQLTLAQRVPVSGAVIITTPQDIALLDARKGLKMFEKVNVPVLGVVENMSIHICSECGHAEHIFGEGGGQSMAEQYGVDLLGSLPLDISIRENADSGRPSVVSDPDGKVAESYRQIARRVAGKLSLQQKHSGSAFPNISVSET, encoded by the coding sequence ATGAGTGATCTGCGTGCGCAGGTGGAAGCGGCGCTGCAGGAGGTGGTCGCCCCGGATCTGGAAATGGATCTGGTTGCCGCTGAATGCGTCAAGGAGATCGCCGTGGAGGGTGATCGGGTGCGGATTGACGTCCAGCTGGGCTACCCGGCGGACTCGGTGCGCCAGGCGCTGGCGGGGCAACTCAAGCAGGCCGCGGAGGCCGTGCCAGGCATCGGTACAGCGGACGTCACGGTCACCAGCAAAGTCGAGCCGCATACGGTGCAGCCCGGGATGAAGCTGCTGGACGAGGTCAAGAACATCATTGCCGTGGCCTCCGGCAAGGGCGGTGTCGGCAAATCCACCACGGCGGTCAACCTGGCGCTGGCCCTCTCCGCCGAGGGTGCCAAGGTGGGTATGCTGGATGCGGACATCTACGGCCCCAGCCAGCCACGCATGCTGGGGGTCTCGGCCCGGCCCGAATCCCGCGACGGCAAGAAGCTGGAGCCGGTGGTCAACTACGGCATCCAGGCCATGTCCTCCGGCTTCCTGATCGATGAGGAGACTCCCATGGTCTGGCGTGGCCCGATGGTTACCCAGGCGCTGGACCAACTCATCCGCGACACCCACTGGCAGGGACTCGATTACCTGATCGTGGATATGCCCCCGGGGACGGGGGATGTGCAGTTGACGCTGGCGCAGCGGGTGCCCGTAAGCGGTGCGGTGATCATCACCACACCGCAGGACATCGCCCTGCTGGACGCCCGCAAGGGCCTGAAGATGTTCGAGAAGGTCAATGTGCCGGTGCTTGGGGTGGTGGAGAACATGTCCATCCACATCTGCAGCGAATGCGGTCACGCGGAGCATATCTTCGGGGAAGGCGGTGGTCAGAGTATGGCGGAGCAGTACGGCGTGGATCTGCTCGGCTCGCTGCCGCTGGACATCAGCATTCGGGAAAACGCAGACTCAGGGCGCCCCTCCGTGGTGTCTGACCCGGACGGGAAGGTGGCGGAAAGCTACCGGCAGATCGCGCGCCGGGTGGCCGGCAAGCTCTCGCTGCAGCAGAAGCACTCCGGTAGCGCCTTCCCCAATATCAGCGTGTCCGAAACCTGA
- a CDS encoding FAD binding domain-containing protein, with amino-acid sequence MIPGNFEYHAARGVDEALQLLARFGDEGKLLAGGHSLLPMMKLRFAEPAHLIDLNPIEELRGVREDGNDLLIGTMTTETALQQSDLVQRHCPVLQEVVALIADPQVRNRGTIGGDALHGDPGNDHPAVLMALDARFVIRGPNGERESPANGFYLGPYLTQLGDNELATAIRIPKCPPGQGYAYCKMKRKTGDYATAAACVLLTLADGKVQSARITLTNVGPTALRAEDAEELLVGQALDDGLIEQAAQAAMSVCEPAEDLRGSPDYKTHIAGEMTRRAIRLALQRARG; translated from the coding sequence ATGATTCCGGGTAACTTCGAATATCACGCCGCCCGCGGCGTGGATGAGGCCTTGCAATTACTCGCCCGGTTCGGTGACGAGGGCAAGCTGCTGGCCGGCGGTCACAGCCTGCTGCCCATGATGAAACTGCGCTTTGCCGAACCGGCCCACCTGATCGACCTCAACCCGATAGAAGAGCTGCGCGGCGTACGCGAAGACGGCAACGATCTGCTCATCGGCACGATGACCACCGAGACCGCGCTGCAGCAATCGGACCTGGTCCAACGGCACTGTCCCGTGCTGCAGGAGGTGGTGGCGCTTATCGCCGACCCCCAGGTCCGCAACCGCGGGACCATCGGCGGGGACGCCCTGCACGGGGACCCCGGCAATGATCACCCGGCGGTACTGATGGCCCTGGACGCGCGTTTCGTGATCCGTGGGCCCAACGGCGAGCGCGAGTCCCCGGCCAACGGCTTCTACCTCGGCCCCTACCTGACCCAACTTGGTGACAACGAGCTGGCCACGGCCATCCGCATTCCCAAGTGCCCGCCCGGCCAGGGCTACGCCTACTGCAAGATGAAGCGCAAGACCGGTGACTACGCTACCGCGGCCGCCTGCGTCCTGCTGACCCTGGCGGACGGCAAAGTGCAGTCCGCGCGCATCACGCTCACCAACGTTGGCCCCACGGCACTGCGCGCCGAGGACGCGGAGGAGCTGCTCGTCGGCCAGGCGCTGGACGACGGCCTGATCGAGCAGGCGGCCCAGGCGGCCATGAGCGTTTGCGAGCCTGCCGAGGACTTGCGCGGCAGCCCTGATTACAAGACCCATATCGCCGGCGAGATGACCCGCCGGGCCATCCGCCTCGCGTTGCAGCGCGCCCGCGGCTAA
- a CDS encoding (2Fe-2S)-binding protein — protein MAKHAITLHINGQAHDVAVDSRELLIHTLREKLRLTGAHIGCETSHCGACTVDIDGVSVKSCTILAVQCDGAEVQTVEGLATPEGLHAVQEGFMQEHGLQCGFCTPGMLMRAYRFLQENPNPTEEEIRYGMAGNLCRCTGYNNIVKAVQYAARKLQDQAKGGQPA, from the coding sequence ATGGCAAAACATGCGATCACCCTGCACATCAACGGGCAGGCCCACGACGTGGCTGTTGATTCCCGTGAGTTGCTGATCCACACCCTGCGGGAAAAGCTGCGCCTCACGGGGGCCCATATTGGCTGCGAGACCTCCCACTGCGGTGCCTGCACGGTCGACATCGACGGCGTCTCTGTGAAGTCCTGCACCATCCTCGCCGTGCAATGCGATGGCGCCGAGGTTCAGACGGTGGAGGGCCTGGCCACCCCCGAGGGCCTGCACGCGGTGCAGGAGGGATTCATGCAGGAGCACGGTCTGCAGTGCGGGTTCTGCACCCCCGGGATGCTGATGCGCGCCTACCGCTTTTTGCAGGAGAACCCGAACCCGACGGAGGAGGAGATCCGCTACGGCATGGCGGGCAATCTCTGCCGATGCACCGGCTACAACAACATCGTCAAGGCCGTTCAGTACGCAGCGCGCAAGCTGCAGGATCAGGCCAAGGGCGGCCAGCCGGCCTGA